GCGGCAATGATGTCAGCGACCGCATCGTCCAGCGCAAGGAAAGCGCGTACGGCACGCTTCTGATCGGGAAGGGGCAGGACACCTTCGCTCCCCTCGGGCCGGTCATCGAGACCGAACTCGACCCTTCTGCCCTGTCGTTGACGACCCGCGTGAACGGCGCCGTCATGCAGTCGGCGAGCACCGCCGACCTGCTGCTCGCCGTTCCCGACATCGTCAGCTACCTCAGCCGCTACGTGACGCTGCTCCCCGGAGACGCGATCATGACCGGCACGCCCGCCGGCGTCGGGCCGATCCGTCCCGGTGACGTGGTCGAGGTGGAGATCGAGGGCATCGGCGTTCTGCGTAACCCGGTGGTGGCGGAGAGCCGCTGACTCCGGACGCCTGCCGGGCGACATTCCACGGGGCCTGCCCACCGCTCGGCGGTGGGCAGGCCCCGTGGAATGTCGGCGGTGTGCCGCCGGGCGGGCTCTTCGAAGTCGGGCGGTGTGCGGGCAGGCCGGGTCCCCGGTAGGTGAGGTGCGGAAAGGTGACACTCCCGCACCGAAGTGTCACCTTTCTGTGCGGACCACCCCCCGGGCAGGCGCCCGGCAGAGAGCCGCACCGCCCAAGTCCGAAGACCCGCCAAGCGGACTCATCGAAGTCTGGTGCGGTACCGCGCCCCGAAAGGGGCGCGGGGAACTGCGCGGCCGCCCCCCCACCGGCCCACGGGTTCGGCACCGTGGTTGCGGCGGAGCGCTCAGCGGGCCGCGTTGTTGAACTGTGAGGTGCGGACGAAGGTCAGGGCGACGACGGCCAGCAGCGGCAGAACCGTGACCTGGAACAGCCCGGCCCGGGTCCAGCCGAAGGAGTCCACCAGGGCGGCGAAGAGCAGACCCGAGAACGCCGCCGGTCCGTAGTAGCTGGTGACGAAGAAACCGGAGGCGCGGCCGATCTGGCCGGGGCGGACGGCCCGCTGCATCGCGCTGTTGGTGTTGGGGTAGATGAAGCCCAGCCCGAAGGCGCCCATGAGGAAGGCGAACACGCACTGCACCCCCACCGCGGCGTGCGCCGTGTAGATGCACACGCTGACGGCGGAGACGGCCAGCAGGCTGAGGATCAGCAGGTTGCGCTGGTTGAAGCGGTCGCCGAGCCAGCCGCCGAACACGGCCGTCATGCCGCCGAAGCCGAGGAAGCTCATGGACAGTGCGGCCTGCCCGGGGGTGTAGTGCAGCGAGCTGATGAGGAACGTCGGGTAGAGGCCGAGGAACCCGTAGATGGCCACACCGCTGATGACCGCGTGGACGGCCAGTGCGACGGTGTTCCGGTTGTAGACGGAGGCCGGCATGTACTCGTAGGTCCCGGTCGAGGCGACCTTCTCGACGGAGTGCTCGGTCAGGCCGGTCCTCACGAGAAACAGGGAGGCGGTGGCGATCAGCAGCCCGGCCGCTCCGAACAGGTAGAACGGCGAGTGCCAGGTGCCGTGCATGCTCACCAGCTCGACACCGATCAGCGGGGCGATGAACACACCGATCGAGTAGCCCACGCCGATGACTCCGAAGGCGAGGCCACGCCGCTGGGCGAAGAAGGCGCCGATCGCCGCGAAGATGGCGGCGGACTGCATGCCCTCACCGAAGCCCGAGACGACCCGGTACAGGGTCATGTCGGCGAAACCGGTCGCCAGCGGTGTCGCCATCGTGCCCAGGGAGTAGATCACGATGCTCACCAGCAGCACGGTCTTGCGGCGGAACCGGTCGAGCAGGTAGCCGGCGGGCAGGCCGGCGAGGGCCATGCCGAGGGTGAAGTTCGTCGCCAGCAGCCCGCCCTGTTCCAGGGAGAACCCGTACTCCTCGCGGATGTTGGGCAGCAGGGGAGGGAAGACCTGGCGGTCCATCGCGTTGACCATGTAGGAGAGGACGATCAGCAGGAAGCCCACGCCGACCATGGGGCGGGAAACGAAGGGCCGGTCGCTTTCCTGTGTTTCACCGGCGGGCACCGCGGTGGTGTCGACTTGCGCAGCGTGAGTCATAGCGGCTCCTGAAGAGGAATGGGTCACGGCGGGCAGTGGCGGGCCGTGGCGGATCCATCGCCGTACGGGGCCGTACGCGGCTGTACGGGGTCGTACGGCGATGGCGAGAAGCGGTGAGCTGAACACGGACTCGCGTCGACGACGGCTATGCGGTCGTCGACTGGCGGAATGGGGCGACGGGTTGCCGCGCGGTCGGACACCGCATGCGGAATTCAGCCGTGTATCGCCCGTCGGGGACATCCGTGGCTATGGCGTCTTCGACAGCCGGACTTCGTGCGGACACTTCACGGTCACACGGTCGGCGCTGGCAAAACCATGGAGGGAAGTACCGGGCGCGTCAAGACGTGCACCCGGGTTTTCTTCGGCGCCTCTCGTTTTCCCCGTGGCGGCGGGTTCCTCCGCTCTGGAAGCGGGCGGGCCCTGCGGTGCGATGCCGACGATCAGGTGCATGCCGCACCCTTGACGTGCCGAAGGTTCTGAATGCTATCGTTAGCACCACGTGGCTGTGACACAGTGATGCGACGTGCCCTGGTATCCCGTGATCCGTTCCGGGGGACGTACTGCGGCGCCTGCCCGACCACAAGTCGGCGAGCGCCGGCGAGCCCAGTGACCCCCTCCGATCCCTCCGACCCACCCGAGGCCACCGACGGCCCATCGGACATGCCGTCGGCCGCCGTTCCGGGTGGCGATCAAACCCGCTCACCGGACGCGACCGGGCGCGACGCCCGACCGTCCGCCGCGGCCGCACGATTCTGCGAGGACGACCTGCCATGAACCCATCGAGCCGCCCAGGCACCGTGCTGCTCACCGACTACGCCTGGCCCGACGACTCCGTCGAGCGATCCGTCATCGAGGAGGCGGGCCACACACTGGTGACCGGCCCCGCCGAGCCCGCCTCGGCCGAGGCCGTCGAGGAACTGGTGGCCGAGCACCGGCCCGCCGGCATCCTCACCTGCTGGGCGCCCGTCTCCGCCACCGCGATCGGCACGTCGCCGGACCTGCGGATCGTGGCCAGGCTCGGCGTCGGCCTCGACAACATCGCCGTGGAGGCGGCCACCGACCGGGGCGTCTGGGTCACCAACGTGCCCGACTACTGCGTCGAGGAGGTCGCGGACCACGCCGTCGGCATGGTGCTGGCCTGGACGCGGGGCCTGGCCGTGTTCGACCGGGACGTCCGCGCGGGCCGTTGGGACCCCGCCAGTGCCCGGCTGCGCCGCCTGTCGACGCTGACCTGCGGCGTCGTCGGATACGGACGCATCGGACGCGCGACCGCCGGTCGGCTCGGCGCGTTCGGCTGCCGGATCCTGGCCCACGACCCGTATCCGCCGAAGGACGCCCCCGGCGTGCAGATGGTGGGCCTGGAGGAACTGCTGCGCCGCAGCGACGTGGTGATCCTCCACGTGCCGCTCACCCCGGACACGCACCACATCATCGGAGCCGAGCAGTTGGCGCTGATGCGGCCGGGCGGCCTGCTGGTCAACGTCAGCCGGGGCGGACTGGTGGACACCGACGCGGTGATCAAGGCGCTCGACAGCGGGCACCTGGACGGAGCCGCCTTCGACGTCCTGGAGACCGAGCCGCACGTCCCCGACGGACTGCTGGCGCAGCCGGGTGCGCTGCTCACCCCGCACGTCGCGTTCTCCTCCGACGCCTCGGTCACGGAGCTGCGCCGTCGTGCCGCCGAGGAGGTCGTGCGGATCCTGGCGGGCGAGGAACCGGCCCACGCACGCAACAGCCCCCGTGGGCTGCCCGCCGGGTCGGGTGACCGGCGATGACCTCGCCCTCCGCGCCGGTCAGCCCGGACCCGGTGCCGGACACCGCGCTCACCGACTTCCTGCTCGCCCACCGGCTCGCCGCACCCGGCGAGGCCGCACGCTGGACGCCGCTGGCCGGCGGGGTCTCGTCCGACCTGTGGCGGGTGGACCTGCCGGGACGTTCCCTGTGTGTGAAGCGGGCCCTGGCCCGGCTGCGGGTCGCCGCCGACTGGCAGGCACCGGTGTCGCGCAACGCCTACGAATGGGCGTGGATGCGGTTCGCGTCCCGGCACCGGCCGGACAGCGTGCCGGAGTTGCTGGCCCACGACGCCGAGGCCGGCCTCTTCGCGATGGCGTTCCTGCCCCCCGAGCGGTACCCGGTGTGGAAGGCGCAGTTGTTCGGCGGCCAGGTGGAGGCGGCGACCGCGGCGGCCGTCGGAGAACTGCTCGGGACCCTGCACGCGGCGAGCGCGGGCGATGCCGCCCTCGCCGAGGAGTTCGCCACCGACGGCAACTTCCACGCCCTGCGCATCGAGCCGTACCTGCTGGCCACCGCGGCGGCGCACCCCGGTCTGAGCGGCATCCTCCAGGGCCTCGCCCACCGCACGGCCACGACCCACCTGGCCCTGGTGCACGGCGACGTCAGCCCCAAGAACATCCTCGTCGGCCCGGCCGGGCCCGTGCTGCTGGACGCCGAGTGCGCCTGGTACGGAGACCCGGCCTTCGACCTGGCCTTCTGTGTCAACCATCTGCTTCTCAAGAGCCTGGTGGTACCCGGGAACCGAGCCGATCTCCTCGACTCCGCCCGAGTGCTGACTGAGAGGTACGTCCGGTGCGTCGACTGGGAGCCCCGGCAGGCCCTTGAGGCGAGGGTCGCGGCACTGCTCCCGGCGCTGTCGCTCGCGCGCGTGGACGGCAAGTCCCCGGCGGAGTACCTCACGGACGACCGGCACCGGCTGTTCGTACGCACGGTGGCAGCGGCCCTGCTGCGGGCGCCCGCTCCAACGGTGGCGGATGTCCTGGACGCCTGGGCAGCCGCGCTCGACGGGCCGACCTAGCCCGGCGGCGGCAGGCCCGACTGACATCAACCGATTAGAGGAACACGACGGGCCAGGCGGACCCGGCGGACCCGACGGACCTCAACGAGGAGAGACGTATGCGCAGAGTCGTCACGGGCCATGACGAGAACGGCAGGTCGGTCGTCGTCAGCGACGGCCCCATCCCGCGCAGCCGGGAGTTCAGCAGTCTGCCGGGCTGGGTGTCCCGCCTGCCGTGGGCCACCGAACCCGGCGAGCGGGCCGGCCGGACGGGGGAGGATCCCACGCCGAAGGTCACCAGCCTGCTCCCGGCACCCGGCGGGACACGGTTCATCGTCCTGACCTTCCCGCCGGACACCGCGATGGCCGACCCGGCGTTCGACCCCGTCGCCTTCGACCGGGAACAGCGGGCGGACTCGCCCGGCATCGCGGACCTCATGGAGCCCGACGGCATGCACACCACGCCGACCGTGGACTACGGCATCGTCCTCCAGGGCGACATCGTCCTCGAACTCGACGACGGCCACCGCACCCCCCTCTCGGCAGGGGACATCGTGATCCAGAACGGCACCCGCCACAGCTGGCGCAACCCTGGCGACCAGCCGGTCACCGTGGCCTTCGTCCTCGTCGGCGCGGAGCGCGCCGGCTGACGCGCCGGCTGACAGGGGCGAAGCCGGACGCGCGTCAGTTGACGGTGTCCGGTCCGCCCGGGCCCGCGAGTGTCTTCTCCGCGTACTGGAGGAACGCGCGGGCCCGTTGTGTGGGGACGACGTGCGAGGCATGGGCGATCACGAGCTCGACATCGTCCAGTGGGTCGCTGAGCGGCACGGATGCCAGGGGGAGTCCTTCGACGCTGGTATCGGTCGGCCAGGTCTGAATCAGCGTGGCGAAGCCGAGACCGCGGGCGACCATGCTGCGGACGGCCTCGATGCTCGATGTCCGGTACCGGATGTTCGGCCGTGCTCCGGCGAGGGAGAACCAGTGGTCGGCGTTGTGCCGGGCGGGCGGCTCCGCGCAGATGATCAGTGGTTCGTCGGCCAGTTCGGCGAGTGAGACGGACTCGCGCTCCGCCACAGGGTGGTCGGCGGCGACGATGACGTACGGACGGCTCGCGCGGAGCGTCGTACGGGACAGGCCGGCCTCGTCGCCGAATGCGTACAGCAAAGCGATATCGCACGAGCCCTGGACGAGGGCTTGTCGCATTTCGTCCTGCTCGCCCTCGATCAGTTCCAGGTTGACCGCCGGGTGAAGGCGGGTGAATCCGTCCACCAGGAGTGGGATCAGGAAAGGCGTCAGGGCCGCATAGCAGCCGATGGTCAGGCGGCCGGCCAGTCGGCCTTCCTCGGCCTGGGCGCCGGCCGTTATCTCGTCGGCCTGAGTCAGCATCGCCTGGGCGCGGCCGAGGATCCGGCTGCCCGCCTCGGTGAGGGCGACCCCTTTCGCCCGACGGCGTATCAGCAACTGCACGCCGAGGCGGCGTTCGAGGTCGGCGATCGCCGTGGAGATGCCGGCCTGGGAGGCATGGCACCGCACCGCGGCCGCGCTCATGGAGCCGGTGTCCGCCACCGCGACGAAGTATTCCAACTGGCGGAGGGAAAAATTGGCTGCCATTTCTCTCCTGCTGCTATGGGAAATCTCGATAAGCCTTATCGGAAAGTCCTGCTTTTCGTGGCCGTAACGCGGATGTCATCCTAAGCCGCAGTTCGCCTGTGGAAAAGGCTTGTCTTACGAGCAAGCCGCCGCGCGCTCAACGAGGAGACCTCCATGACCACGCTTCTTGACCCCACCCGATCCACCGGCCGAGGAATGGACGGCGGCGTGCTCGACCGCGTCCGCGCACTCCTTCCCGAGATCGCCGCACGCTCCGCCGAGGGGGAGGACGCCCGGGCGGTTCCGGCGGAGATCGTCGCCGCACTGCGCGAAGCCGGTGTGTTCCGGATGGCCCTGCCCCGGGTGTGGGGCGGCGAACAGTACGGGCTGCTGGAAGGGGCCCAGGTGGTGCGGGAGATCGCCCGGGCCGACGGCTCGACCGGCTGGACGGTCCAGGCCGCGTCGATGGCGTGGTTCTTCGTACGGTCGCTGCCCCGGGAGACGCTGGAGAAAGAGGTGTTCGGAAGCGGCGCGGATGTGATGCTCCGCGGAGCGGTGGCTCCGAAGGGACTGGCGACGCCGGTGCGGGGCGGTTACCGGATCAGTGGCCGCTGGCCGCTGGCGAGCGGTCCGTTCACCCCGGACTGGATGCTCGGAGGCTTCCTGGTCGAAGGGGCGCCTCCGCTGCCGGACGGCCGCCCGGACATGCGGGTCGCGCTGCTGCGGCCCGAGCAGGTCACCTTCCTCGACACCTGGGACGCGGTCGGCCTGCGTGCCACGCAGAGCACGGACTTCACGACGGACGACGTCTTCGTGCCCGAGCATCACACGGGGCCGATGTTCAGCGACAACAACATCCCCGCGCCCCTCTACGACCTGCCCTATTCACCCACCGGGGCCTCGCACGACGCCGTCGTCCTCGGCGCCCTCGACGGCGCCCTCGACGATCTCGCCGAACTCGCCGCCACCAAGCGGCCGGCGTTCAACCCGAGGGCCCTCCTCGGTGAGGACCCGGTGTTCCAGGAGAAGTTCGCCGAGCTGCAGTTGCGGGCGGCGGCTTTGGCCGCCCTGTCGGAGCAGACCGGACGCATCGTCATGGCCCGTGCCCTCGGGGGAGAGGAGCCCACCCCGGCCGAGTGGTTCAGCTACAAGGGCACCACCCAGCACATCCACCATGAGGGCATCCGGATCCTCAACGAGCTCATGACCCTCTCGGGCAGCGCGGGTCTCTACAGCACCAGCCCGCTGCAGCGCCGCTGGCGCGATGTCCGCTGCGTCTCCCAGCACGTGGTCGGCAACACGGGCGCGATGCGGCAGCTCGGCGCGGTCCTGTCCGGACAGAACTGACGCCCGACACCTGTGACACCGAAAACGGCACCCGCCAGGAACCTTTCAACACCGCACACGCCGACACCCGAAGGGTGGACTCCGATGAGCCCTCTCGACGCGACACCGACCAACCCCGCCCTGCTGCGCCAGGCTTTCGGCTGCTTCCCGTCCGGGGTGACAGCCGTGTGCGCACTCGACTCCGGCACCCCGGTGGGCATGGCCGCGAGCACGTTCACCCCGGTCTCCCTCTCACCGGCCCTGATATCGGTCTGCGTGCAGGACACTTCCTCGACATGGCCGAAACTGCGCCGACGAAGCCATGTGGGCGTGAGCGTGCTCGCCCAGGGACAGGATGCGATCTGCCGGTCGCTGGCCGGGAAGGAGGGCGACCGGTTCGCGGGAGTCGACTGGGACGCCGACGAGGACGGCGGCGTATACATCCACGGCGCCGGTCTCTGGCTGAACTGCTCGCTGTACGCCGAACTCCCCGGTGGCGACCACATGATCGTTCTGCTGGAGATCCAGGGTCTGAAGGCCGAACCCGATCGCGAACCCCTGGTGTTCCACAACAGCCGGTTCCGACGCCTGGCCGTCTCATAGGCAGAGGCGAAGGCCGGCTCGGTACTGGTGCGCAATCTCCTGAGCCGGAAGGCCAGTTGGGATTGGCGTCGGATCCGGCGGAAACATAACGTGGTCGCCGACCTCTCCGTACGGCAGGCGAAAGAGTGGGGCCCCGGTGGGACGACGTGAGAAACCGGTGGACCCCGATGCCGGCCCCCTGCAGCGGCTCGCGCACGAGCTGCGCACCCTCCGCGAGGCGGCCGGCCGGCCCACGTACCGGGAGATGGCACAGTGCACGCGCTACTCGACCAGCGCGCTGTCCCAGGCGGCGGCCGGTGAGCAACTGCCGTCGCTGGCCGTGGTCCTGGCGTACGCGGCGGCGCTGGGAGCGGACGCCGCCGAGTGGGAGGAGCGCTGGCGGCGGGCGGACCGGCAGATCCGGGAGTCCGCGGCGTCCGCCCACAACGCGCCCGCCCCGCCGTACCGGGGGCTGGCCCGGTTCGAGCCGGATGACGGGGAGCTGTTCTTCGGCCGGGCCGAACCGGTCGGCCAGTTGCTGGAGCTGGTACGGGAGCACCGCTTCGCGGCCGTCCTCGGGCCCTCCGGAAGCGGGAAGTCCTCGCTGCTGCGGGCCGGGCTGATCCCCGCACTCCGGCAGGCCGCCCCGGCGACGGGCCGCCCGGCGGTGATCCGGGTGCTGACCCCCGGCGAGCGGCCCGCGCACACCCACGCGCGGGCACTCACCCCGCTGGACGGCGAACACGGAGCCGCACAGGACACCTGGGTGATCGTCGACCAGTTCGAGGAACTCTTCACCCTGTGCCAGGACCCGAAGGAACGGGACCGCTTCCTCGAACTGCTGCTGGCGGCCCGGAGACCGGAGAGCAGGCTGCGGGCCGTCGTCGCGATCCGCGGCGACTTCTACGGGCACTGCGCCCAACACCGCGAACTGGCGGACGCGTTGAGCGGGGCCGACCTGCTGATCGGGCCGCTGGCCCCGGCGGAGCTGCGGGAGGCCATCACCGGACCGGCGACCTCCGCAGGCCTCACCGTGGAACGCGCGCTGACCGCCAGGCTCGTCGACGAGGTCACCGGCCGGCCCGGCGCGCTGCCGATGCTCTCGCACGCCCTGCTGGAGACCTGGCGCCGCCGCCGCGGCCAGGCGCTGACCCTGACCGCGTACGAGGAGTCGGGCGGGGTACGGGGCGCGATCGCCGCCACCGCGGAACAGGTGTACGCCGAACTGTCCCCGGCCCAGGCCCGCACCGCCCGCCGCATCCTGTTACGGCTGGTCGCCCCCGGCGACGGCACCGCCGACACCCGCCGCCCGGCCCCTCGCGCTGAACTGGACTCCGGGTCGGGCCCGGACACGGCAGCCGTCCTCGAACGCCTCGCCGCCGCTCGCCTCGTCACCCTGGGCGACAGCGCCGTGGAGCTCGCCCACGAAGCGCTCATGAGCGGCTGGCCCCGGCTGCACGGCTGGATCGAGGAGGACCGCGAACGGCTGCGCCAGCAGCGCCGGCTCGGCGAGGCCGCCCGCGCCTGGGAGGAACTGGGCCGCGACCCCGGCGCCCTGTACCGGGGGACCCGGCTCACCAGGGCCGAGGAGCTGTTCGCCGCGGCAGAAGCCGCGGCAGAAGCCGGGGCAGAATGGGCCGTGGGGCACCCGGAGGACGATCTGACCCGCTCGGAGCGGGCCTTCCTCGCCGCCGCACTGCGCGCCCGCGACACCGAAGGGGCGGTCGCCGCCCGTACCACCAGGACGTTCCGCACCCTCAGGACCGCCCTCGCCGTCCTCCTCGCCCTTGCCGTGGCCGCCGGCACGCTGGCCTGGCAGCAGAACCGGACCGGCGATCAGCAGCGCGCCAAGGCCGCCGCCCGCCGTGTCGCGGCGGTCGCCGAAAGTCTGCGGTCGTCCGATCCGCGTACCGCCATGCTGCTCGGCGCCGCGGCCTGGCGGATCGCGCCGCTGACCGAGACCCGCTCGGCGTTGCTCGGAGCCCTGGTCCAGCCGGAGCGGGCCACCTTCACCGATCCGGAACAGCGCAAGGACGTACAGCGGTTCCTCACCGGCCGGGGCCGGACCCTGGTCAGCGTCGCGGACCGCCGGGTGGTTCTCCGGGACGTGACCAGCCACCGTCTGATCGGCTCGTTCCGGCTGCCGGAGCGCATGTGGCCGGCCGGCGTCGGTCCGGATGCCAGGACCCTCTACCTAGAAGCGGATGACGGTGGACGTCTCTGGGACCTCTCGGCCCGCGGGGCCGCCGCCGGTCCGCGCGAGCTGCCGCACGCGGCGCTGATGAACTTCGGGCCCGACGGGCGGAGTTATCTCGCCGTCACGTCGAGGACCCCGAAGCGGCAGGGCTCCGTGCAACTGCGTCGGCAGGCGGACGACAAGGTCCTCTTCGAGGTGGCCGTGCCGGGCAGTCGTCTGTCCGACGCGGCCGTCGGCCCCGACGGCCGACCGCTGGCGCTCTGCTTCGCCGACAGCCTGCTCCAGGTGTGGGACGGCGTACGCCGCGCGCGCCTGCCGGGCCCGTGGGAGAGCGCGTCGAGACCCGGCTGCGGCACCAGCACGCTGCGGTTCAGCGTCGACGGCAAGCTGCTGGCCGTCGTCTCCGGCTCCCGGATCCGCGTGTGGGACATCCCTCGCGGACGTCTCCTCGCCGACCTGGCGAGCCCCGGCGGCACCGGTTTCACAGAGGTCGACTTCAGCCCGGACGGGGAGTTCCTGGCCACGGCCGACGACGACGAACTCGCGGTGTGGCGCCTCAAGGCGTCCGGCATCCAGGTCTTCCACCGCCCGCTGGCGGGCGAAGCGGTGCAGGACCTCGCCTGGGACCCGGGGAAGCGACGGCTGCTGCGCTTCCTCGACGGAGCCACGGTCCGTTCGTACGACCTGACGGCCAACCTCGCGCCCCGCTGGCAGCAATCGCCGCCGGACGCCGCCGTGCTCAGCCCGGACGGCTCCGTCGTCGCCGTCGTGAACCGCTCCGGCGACGGTTACCGCTTCGCCCTGCGTTCCACCCGTACCGGCGCCGTCCTCGCCGAGCCGCCCCCGCTGCCCGCCGCGGGGGAGGACCTCGGCTCCGCCACCCCTCTGCTGGCGTTCAGCCCGGACGGCCGGGCGCTCGCGATCGGCGGCACCACGTCGTCACACGGTTCTCTGCGGCAGCGGTTCACCGTGTGGGACGTACCGGCGCGCAAGGTACTCGCCTCGGTCGACCTTCCGGCGGCGGCCGACAGCCCGAGGTTCGGCATCGCGCTCGGCCCGGGCGGCCGGACCCTGCTGGCCACGGGCTCCGAGGGCGGCGGCGCCGAGGCGGAGGTCTGGGTCACCAGGGCCGGCCGGCTCCACCGGAAGGGCACGTTGCCGGGCTTCTCCAGCGGCACCGTCGCCGTACGGCCCGACGGACGGCTGCTCGCGGGTTCCCAGGACCAGTACGCCGCGCTGCCCTCGGGCCCCGTGACCGGCCGTGCGTTGAGCGAGGGCAGGGAGATCAGCGCACTGGCCTTCAGCCCCGACGGCACCCGCCTCGCCGTCGGCGACGCCTCCGGCCGGGTGGCCCTGTGGGACGGCGACGTGCGACGCCGTACGGGCGTCCTCACCGCGGGCGCCCCGGAGGCCGTGACCGCGCTCGCCTTCGCACCCGACGGCCGAACCCTCGCCGTGGGCGGCACCCACGGCACCCTCCGGCTCTGGGACACCGCGTCCCAGCAACCCCTCGGCACCGGACTGCCCACTCCCGGAGAGGAGATCGAGTCCCTCGCCTTCGGCCGGGACGCCGGCACCGTGTACGCCACCAGCGCGCACGTGCCGCTCCAGAGCTACCCCATCGCCCCGCAACAGGCCCTCACCCGCATCTGCGACATCGCCGGCCCGACCGGCCTGTCCCGGAGCGAGTGGAAGACGTACATCCCGGACGCCCCCTACCGCGGGATCTGCGGTTAGCGCCCTCAAGTTCCTTACCCCGAAGCCGTCTTGACGTGACGGGGCGGCAGGGAGGTCACCCCTCCCTGCCGCCCCGTCACGCGGACCAGCCGGACCTATCGGACGGTGCGATAGGCGTTCGGCAGCGTCTCGGTCACCGTGTTGCCCTTGGTGTCGACGAGGGTGGCCTTGAGGCTCACCGTGCCGGGCCCGGCCGGGTGGGCGAGCGTCAGGAACCGCTTGCCGGTCCGGTCGGCGTGCACGACGGTGTTCCGCCAGGTGCGGCCGGCGTCGTACGACACCTGCACGGCCAGGGACTTGACGGCGCCCTTCGCCGCCGCCGGGCCCTGGATCCCGATCGGCACGGTCAGCCCGGCGCCCGCCTTCGCCGTGCTGGTGAGGGACAGCTTCGGGGTGAAGCGGACCACCGACAGGGGGAGCCGTTGGATCCCGGTGCCGGAAGCGGCGTCCACGGCGAACGTCCACACCGCCGAGACCTGGTGGCCGACCGTGACGTCCCGGGCGGGCCGGGCCGCGTCGAGGCTCAGCCGGTAGGTCGCCCGGTGCGGCAACAGCCCGCCCATCGGGCCGAGTACGCACGGATCCATCCGCTTGTCGGCGATGGTCGTGCTGCCGGACGCGAGACGGAACCGCCAGTCGGCGTTACCCGAGTTCATGTGGCCCGCGCCGTCGGACAGCAGCGGAACGCACACGGCGAACGCGGTG
The Streptomyces sp. NBC_01485 genome window above contains:
- a CDS encoding MFS transporter; this translates as MTHAAQVDTTAVPAGETQESDRPFVSRPMVGVGFLLIVLSYMVNAMDRQVFPPLLPNIREEYGFSLEQGGLLATNFTLGMALAGLPAGYLLDRFRRKTVLLVSIVIYSLGTMATPLATGFADMTLYRVVSGFGEGMQSAAIFAAIGAFFAQRRGLAFGVIGVGYSIGVFIAPLIGVELVSMHGTWHSPFYLFGAAGLLIATASLFLVRTGLTEHSVEKVASTGTYEYMPASVYNRNTVALAVHAVISGVAIYGFLGLYPTFLISSLHYTPGQAALSMSFLGFGGMTAVFGGWLGDRFNQRNLLILSLLAVSAVSVCIYTAHAAVGVQCVFAFLMGAFGLGFIYPNTNSAMQRAVRPGQIGRASGFFVTSYYGPAAFSGLLFAALVDSFGWTRAGLFQVTVLPLLAVVALTFVRTSQFNNAAR
- a CDS encoding C-terminal binding protein, whose translation is MNPSSRPGTVLLTDYAWPDDSVERSVIEEAGHTLVTGPAEPASAEAVEELVAEHRPAGILTCWAPVSATAIGTSPDLRIVARLGVGLDNIAVEAATDRGVWVTNVPDYCVEEVADHAVGMVLAWTRGLAVFDRDVRAGRWDPASARLRRLSTLTCGVVGYGRIGRATAGRLGAFGCRILAHDPYPPKDAPGVQMVGLEELLRRSDVVILHVPLTPDTHHIIGAEQLALMRPGGLLVNVSRGGLVDTDAVIKALDSGHLDGAAFDVLETEPHVPDGLLAQPGALLTPHVAFSSDASVTELRRRAAEEVVRILAGEEPAHARNSPRGLPAGSGDRR
- a CDS encoding phosphotransferase family protein; this encodes MTSPSAPVSPDPVPDTALTDFLLAHRLAAPGEAARWTPLAGGVSSDLWRVDLPGRSLCVKRALARLRVAADWQAPVSRNAYEWAWMRFASRHRPDSVPELLAHDAEAGLFAMAFLPPERYPVWKAQLFGGQVEAATAAAVGELLGTLHAASAGDAALAEEFATDGNFHALRIEPYLLATAAAHPGLSGILQGLAHRTATTHLALVHGDVSPKNILVGPAGPVLLDAECAWYGDPAFDLAFCVNHLLLKSLVVPGNRADLLDSARVLTERYVRCVDWEPRQALEARVAALLPALSLARVDGKSPAEYLTDDRHRLFVRTVAAALLRAPAPTVADVLDAWAAALDGPT
- a CDS encoding cupin domain-containing protein, which encodes MRRVVTGHDENGRSVVVSDGPIPRSREFSSLPGWVSRLPWATEPGERAGRTGEDPTPKVTSLLPAPGGTRFIVLTFPPDTAMADPAFDPVAFDREQRADSPGIADLMEPDGMHTTPTVDYGIVLQGDIVLELDDGHRTPLSAGDIVIQNGTRHSWRNPGDQPVTVAFVLVGAERAG
- a CDS encoding LysR family transcriptional regulator: MAANFSLRQLEYFVAVADTGSMSAAAVRCHASQAGISTAIADLERRLGVQLLIRRRAKGVALTEAGSRILGRAQAMLTQADEITAGAQAEEGRLAGRLTIGCYAALTPFLIPLLVDGFTRLHPAVNLELIEGEQDEMRQALVQGSCDIALLYAFGDEAGLSRTTLRASRPYVIVAADHPVAERESVSLAELADEPLIICAEPPARHNADHWFSLAGARPNIRYRTSSIEAVRSMVARGLGFATLIQTWPTDTSVEGLPLASVPLSDPLDDVELVIAHASHVVPTQRARAFLQYAEKTLAGPGGPDTVN
- a CDS encoding acyl-CoA dehydrogenase family protein, whose protein sequence is MTTLLDPTRSTGRGMDGGVLDRVRALLPEIAARSAEGEDARAVPAEIVAALREAGVFRMALPRVWGGEQYGLLEGAQVVREIARADGSTGWTVQAASMAWFFVRSLPRETLEKEVFGSGADVMLRGAVAPKGLATPVRGGYRISGRWPLASGPFTPDWMLGGFLVEGAPPLPDGRPDMRVALLRPEQVTFLDTWDAVGLRATQSTDFTTDDVFVPEHHTGPMFSDNNIPAPLYDLPYSPTGASHDAVVLGALDGALDDLAELAATKRPAFNPRALLGEDPVFQEKFAELQLRAAALAALSEQTGRIVMARALGGEEPTPAEWFSYKGTTQHIHHEGIRILNELMTLSGSAGLYSTSPLQRRWRDVRCVSQHVVGNTGAMRQLGAVLSGQN
- a CDS encoding flavin reductase family protein — translated: MSPLDATPTNPALLRQAFGCFPSGVTAVCALDSGTPVGMAASTFTPVSLSPALISVCVQDTSSTWPKLRRRSHVGVSVLAQGQDAICRSLAGKEGDRFAGVDWDADEDGGVYIHGAGLWLNCSLYAELPGGDHMIVLLEIQGLKAEPDREPLVFHNSRFRRLAVS